GTAGGCAAAGATTCTTGACCTCTTGCACTAGGCCATTACGTGCTGAGATCGAGTTGTTTCGAGGTATTTTTACAGCGATGCACTTGCTCTGCTGCTTCCGTGACTGATAGAGGTACACTATACCATCTCCACCCTCACCTAGCACCCGCTCCTGAATCCAGTGCTTGTGAAATAAATTGTATAACGTTATGTCTTTTGTCTCTTTCTTTGTAGCCTTTGAAAAAAGCGGGATTTTTGAGGGTTTGTTTGCTTCAACCTGCTGTTTGGATGTGTCGTTCAGCACCGAATCTGTCGCATGTTTGGTCACTTCCTTGTCGATCGACCGGCGATCTTCACAAATGGGGTAAATAGTTGTCTGAGTAGACATCGTCTGCGTGGCGCCTTCCTGAGCCATGATTGACCGGCAACGCTTTGGCTCAGCATAGGCCTTGAGCATATCGAAGGCTTCTTGGATTAGTAGGACTGCCCAGAAAAGCATCTGTCGACTTTAGACACTTTGCAGTTGAGGATGACAATCCAATTTGTGTGGGATCGTTGAGCAGTGCGCGAAAATCAAGTAGTAGTCTTTGACCAAACCGACCACACGTTGTTGAAAAGCACAGTCCGTGAACAGTGTTTTTTAGCACGCTGGCCCGAACTTAGACAAAGGGTATACACAATACAGTGATAAAGGTGGCTCCCAAAGGCTTCATGTACCAGTCAAGCTCTCCAGGAACGCAGTTTCGAAGCATGTCGTATGACTACGATCTGTTGCTCTTGACATCCTGACGCATCATGCTCCTATAAGATATACAACTGTGAAAAGAGACAGGTGCTTTAAATACAAGTCACTGCCCTTGAGACAGTCGCGTTCGAATCCGAAACCGTCCCTTTGTTGCTCTACCTGTAAACGTATTGGAGTCTTGTGCGTCCAGAGCTTATGAGATTCCTGACGCACAAAAATAGAATTAGAACGTTCTAGCGTCTAACCTCGCGGCGTGAGGTTTTTTATCTGATATCGTTATCATGTGCTCTCTAAGAGCTCATATTCTTGTAAAGTAGCACGCTGATGTGCTGTTTGGATCGCTTGTGAGTTTTGCAAATTAGGTACTACCACGTCGCTGTGAAGAACGTTTCTCAAGTGCTACCAAGTTGCTGAACTCCAATTGCGAAAGAGTCGTAGCCCCAGTACTCGTTCAGCGATTAAACATATTCGTCGCATTTTCCATGAACATTTAGCACCCAAGGCGTCGTGTATCCACTCAGATTTCACAACAAAATCGTGATCGAATGCCACTCGCCACGAACGAACCTCACTGCGCAACGAACGCTCTTGCCTCTTGCAATCCAACTGCGACTTCCGCCTGGTGCCTTCACTTGCGCTTACTTACTGTGTGAGTGGGGTAGACAAACGGTCGAGTCGGTCGATCACCTTCGAGACCCTGCCCTTCACATCGCAGTGATCATCTCCAAACCACACACGGCGCCGACAATAAATTTGACTCAAGCATAACGATGCGACTCACCATGACCGTCCTTGCTGGGCTCGCCTTGGTTGCACTCGCTCTGGGCGCACCTGCCGACTTGGGTAACCCACACTCTAGCACCGGCTCCACTACTGCCTGGGAGAATACGCAAACACAGGAGTATCACTGCGAGGGCAACGACATTGTCCGCTGTGAGACCACCCCCGGAGGTTTTTGCTTTGCTATGGACCTCTGCGAGGCATACTGCTTCCACCACGACAGCGGCGCTTCATGCGTTGACTTGGGTGCGCCTGCTGTCGAAACTTCCAACAACGTCGAAATCACCGCTCGGAAGACCTCCATCTCAGTAACAGGTGTAAACGTCGCCGCCAGGGATGCTTCATCTCAAGAGGACATGCACTATACCTGTTCCCGAAACCGCGCCAGCGTTCTGATCTGCAAATACGGCTTCTGTTCCATAGACCACTACTGCAGAAGCGGCAACGAATGCAAGGACGACTGTAGTTGCTGCAAGAGCGCGTTTCCCTCGGTTCAGGGTGCTAAGTCTGAAGTTCGGATCGTACCTAAAGACGCGGCTATCAGTCTCGCTGCAAGAGGTCGCAATCCGAAGGAGAGCGCACTCTACGTTTGCTCCAAGGACCGCGCCAGCGTCCTCAAGTGTAGGCATGGCTTCTGCGCTACTGATTACTATTGCGAAAACACCATACGTGCATCGACAAACCTGCACGCTGCAAGAAAGTCCGTGATGCTGGAGACTGAGGTTGATGACTGTTGAAGCGTTGGTCGTCAAACACTGCTACGAATGATAAAATGGCAGCACGAACAGTACTGCTGGCAGCATTGGCTCAGGAAGAATGCGTACTCGTGAGAACCAACGACTAGGAAAACATTGACGGAAGAGGGAACATGTACGGAGAGACATAAGATATCAGAATGCAACGAAATCACATGTGGTGCACGCAATTCCCAATTTGCACGGTCTATGTCGAGCTGACTGCAGCATTTTCTACAGTTTCAAGTGTCCGATGAAGGTCAACGGCGAAGGAGAAAGAGTGAAGTTGAGGTGGGGAAGGCACTCGGACCACGCGGCGCTTTTCAGGTCAACAGCCTCAGACCCCGCCCTCATTCAGTTGCCGTCCTCTTCCCGCTGTGCCCGCTCAGCCAGTTCTTTGGCGGTATGTGCTACTGTCTTGAAGGTGGGGCCAGTCGCCTTGCAGGACGGAGAACAACTCTGTAGCCTCGTACTCAGCCCAGACACAGAAGAACAGCGGGCAGTTCGAAGACGGCACATATCACCTAAGACTGACCACAGCTCTCGGGCGTTTTCGCTCGAAGAGCAGTAGCGATATACAACGTTGCGCTCCCACGTACACGCTGTCTCATGTCAGGTCGCACATGCGCTCTTGGACAGTTAATGGAGCATTGGTCTACGGTCTCTAAGAGCAGTCAATTCCAGCTCCTCCAACCAGTATCGACAATCTACGCCTTGTCCCGCAATTCTGATTGGCCTTATTGAGGCATGGCCCGAGTCACGTACAGCTTACCGAGGGCACTTAGTCAAGGCCAAATAGACGCATGTTGATAAGGCTACCGCAGCACTACAGACCTAGTCACAAAAGTTCGACATCACTGTTaatctagtttagtttctTATGCAGCATGCTTTACCCGCTCCACCTACGTTGTCCAACGGATTGAGATCTCTGCGATAACACCTGCAAAAGACCGTCACCGTGTATTGTCATCGGCATTGTCATCCCGCTGTATCAACATCCACTTCAACGCGATCGGGAACTTGAGCTGCATGAGCAGCATGACGCTCCGCTTGCTCTTCTCGTTGGAATAGGGAGAGACTCCACCATATTCAGGATCGTCTTACATACATTTGAAATCCCTCTACCCTCTTCCAAATCACTCTTTCCAACCCAACCTCTCCTTCATTTTTGTCATCATGGAGAACGATGACAAGGCTCCGTCTTGGATTCCAAGACTGTTCAAAACAACTTCGAGTACAAAGGCAGGCATGAAACCAAACGAAAGGTCACCCCTCCTTCCGCCATCACAGCAGGAGGAGTGGTCGACGGCCGAAAGCTACGAGCTCGAAGATGGTTCTAACACCAGGCTTCAGCTTGTGCTGCAAGAGTTTTGGGTGTTGTTCAAGGGATCCATCCCGGTGGTCCTAGCATACGCCCTTCAGAACTCCCTGCAGACAGTGTCAGTGCTGATTGTAGGGCGCCTGTCACCAGAAGCTCTTGCGACAGCTGCATTCTCCTACATGTTCGCTATGGCTACCGGATGGCTCGTTGCTCTTGGAGGCACTACGGCAATTGACACCCTTGCCTCTGCAAGTTTTACAGGAAGCAAGAATCGCCACGATCTAGGTATCATCCTGCAGCGCGCTTTCGTGGTGCTCTTACTGTTCTACATACCTATTGCTATCCTTTGGGTTTGCTCGGCTCCATTGTTCAGGGCTTTGGGTCAAGAGGAGTACATTGCACGAGATTCAGCAAAGTTTCTTACAGTCCTCGCTCCAGGTGGAATCGGCTATATCTTCTTTGAAGCTCTGAAGAAATACATGCAAGCCCAAGGTACGTTCATCTTCCTTCACACAATGTCTTCGCCTGCTGACAAGTCAAGAAATCATGCGGCCAGGTACCTACGTCCTCTTGATCACTTCCCCACTCAGTGCAGGACTGAACTACCTCTTCGTTTACACCTTTGATATGGGGCTCCTCGGCGCACCGCTCGCTACCGGAATTGCCTATTGGGCTTCATTCCTACTTCTCCTCGCATATGCACGCTTTGTCAATGGATGGGAATGCTGGGGAGGGTGGGATCGCAAGTGCTTGCAGAATACCTGGGTCTTTGCACGCCTAGCCTTTCTTGGTGTCATCCATGTCGGCACTGAATGGTGGGCATTCGAAATTGTCGCTCTGGTTGCAGGAAAGCTCGGGACAATACCGCTGGCTGCACAGAGCGTCATTATGACCACCGATCAGGTCATGAACACAATTCCGTTTGGAGTCGGAGTCGCTACATCCTCACGAGTCGGTAATCTTCTGGGTGCTCGCAACGCCAAAGGCGCCGCAAGAGCAGCTAACACGGCAGCAGTTTTGAGTATGGTTCTGGGCGCACTCGTTCTGGCTGTTCTCATGGGAGTCAAAGACTTCTACGCAAAGATTTTCAACGACGACATCGAGGTCATTCGGCTGACTGCGAAAGTCATGCCGTATGTGGCTCTCTTCCAGATTGCAGATGGACTCAACGGAAGCTGCGGCGGGGCTCTGAGGGGTATGGGCAGACAACACGTCGGAGCGACCGTCAATATTGTCAGTTATTACTGTGGAGCTTTGCCACTCGGCATCTGGCTTGCCTTCAATGGTTGGGGGTTGGCCGGCTTGTGGGTCGGCCAATGCATTGCTCTCTATCTCGTAGGCTTTGCCGAGTGGGCCATCGTGGCGTGGAGCAACTGGGATCACCAAGTCAAGAAGGCTTTTGAGAGAATGGATTCGGATGACCGTGCAGAGTTGGGCGTCTCGGAAGAAGTCGTAACGAACACCATTCACAACCAGAGATTGTAGATAGATTGCTGGTGTTGAGAAACCAGAGAAGCGAATCGGAGAATTCTTAAGCATTAGCAACGCTTCTTAGACATTAGAGATAGATAGGAAAACCGGGGACTTCATGCAGCTGTTGTTGAGTACCATCCCTATGGAGTTAAGCGTGCCTTGTATCTAGACCCTTGTCCTCGAACGACACTTCATCCAGATTCCACCTCCGCAAACTCCGCTGCTTTCCCCACACTTCAACGTTGTCGCTAAGCAACGAGCCGATGACATGTCTTACATGAGTATGGGGAACAGCATGCACGCCCACGTATCTTATTGTGGTCCGCACAGACCTGACCTGTCATTGTCCGGGGCGTGACCTCATCGCCCGATAGTAAGACGCATCAACGAAGCGCGCCCCAAGGGGATCATCCGAACCTAGCTCCAATCAGCCTGAGATGTTCTTCTAATCTTTACAAAACCGTGTGACGACTTGGAGCACTATTGGCTACACGCAAAGCCTGCACAAGCGCCCCAAGAGAACGACTTGCATGTAGACCTTGTCCAGTTCAGATAAGGCTATCTGCCGAGATACAGAATGGTGAGTTGCGTAGTTACGGCATCGCCTGAAGGCCTTCTCATTGGTGTCTTGTGCAGTCCCCAGCGTCATTGCACATGGGCGGGGTCGAAGCCACCTCTTTGCTGTTCGATCTTGCTGGGAATTGGGTGCAAGGTGAAGGTAAAAATCAGTACCTAGATGGTCTCAGGAGGTACTTGTTTATTCGAGTCTCTCCAGATTCACATTGATGGAATTTTCGAATGACTCAACCCCTATCGCAGGCAGCACGTCCTCTCGAAGATCGCAAAAAACAACTCCAATTGTCCGCCGGCCTATGATGTCGATACTACATGCTCGTCGGAAGCTTTTAGCCAAATGCAGGTATAACGGTACAGAATCTGCATAGTTACGTCGCCAGGGTAGCTTCGAGCTGTTTACCTAACAGGACCTGGTCAACAGCCGGTGATACGGATGGTCTGAACGACTCCCAGCTATATACTGCGACGTCCCGCTCGACTCACTTGCGATCCTACTATCTGCGTCCTCAAAATTTGCCTCACATCAACTTTTCGCAACTATGAAACTTTCTTCAGCTTTGCTCAGCTTCGCAGCTGCTGTAGCCGCACATggcgaccacgaccacgaccaggAGCCATTGTCTGGCCCACATGAGGGATTGTGGTACAACACACTTCCTGGTGATGGCGGCAAACAGGTTCGTTGTCCTGCGTTATCAGGAAGGTGCTTCGACAAGAATTGACATCCACGAAGGCCGATTCTATCTTCAGTGGAATTTCCACCTTTGGTCGTCTCCCATACCACCCGTGTCTTTCCAGCAAGGTTGACTTTGACATTGCCTTCATCGGTAAACGCCATTTCCGTGCCCGTAAGCCACTTGGCCACTGACAACCCTAAGGCGCACCCTTTGACACTGGCACATCATACCGCCCAGGAGCCCGTTTTGGACCCAGCGGGATCAGACAAGGTTCTCGCCGTCTCAATCTCTAGTATGTCTCCTTGAAGCATCACACGCTTACTTTTGGTCCGCTTGGGCACAAAGGCTCACGCAGGATTGGATTTAGTGGCGGATACAATGTTCCCTTGAAGGCGAACCCTTTCAACTCATGGGCGAAGGTTATTGACTGCGGCGACATCCCGGTCACTTCGTAAGGGTCTCACCATTCCTCAGTTTAAAACGATGAGTATTGACACAAGCGATAGGTACGACAACGGTTATGCGCTTCAGCAAATTGAGGAAGGCCACAACCTTCTTCTGAGCCGAGCACCACACACTCATGCCGACAAGCCTGGACCCTCCAAAAAAGGAACAACACTGCCTCGCTTGATCACTCTTGGAGGCGACCACACCATCACCCTGCCACTTCTGCGCTCCATCAACCGCAACTATGGCCCCGTCAGCGTCATCCACTTTGACAGCCATCTCGACACATGGAAACCCAAGGTTTTTGGTGGCGCACCCAGTGAGCAAGCAGCGATCAACCACGGCACTTACTTCTACCACGCTGCGCAGGAGGGCCTCCTGGCCAACGACACCAACATCCATGCCGGCATCCGCACGACGCTGTCTGGACCCTCTGACTACGAGAACGACGGCTACTGCGGTTTCCAGATTGTTGAAGCTCGCGAGGTTGACAGGATTGGCACCGACGGTATCATCAAGAAGATCAGGGAGAG
Above is a genomic segment from Ascochyta rabiei chromosome 10, complete sequence containing:
- a CDS encoding ethionine resistance protein translates to MENDDKAPSWIPRLFKTTSSTKAGMKPNERSPLLPPSQQEEWSTAESYELEDGSNTRLQLVLQEFWVLFKGSIPVVLAYALQNSLQTVSVLIVGRLSPEALATAAFSYMFAMATGWLVALGGTTAIDTLASASFTGSKNRHDLGIILQRAFVVLLLFYIPIAILWVCSAPLFRALGQEEYIARDSAKFLTVLAPGGIGYIFFEALKKYMQAQEIMRPGTYVLLITSPLSAGLNYLFVYTFDMGLLGAPLATGIAYWASFLLLLAYARFVNGWECWGGWDRKCLQNTWVFARLAFLGVIHVGTEWWAFEIVALVAGKLGTIPLAAQSVIMTTDQVMNTIPFGVGVATSSRVGNLLGARNAKGAARAANTAAVLSMVLGALVLAVLMGVKDFYAKIFNDDIEVIRLTAKVMPYVALFQIADGLNGSCGGALRGMGRQHVGATVNIVSYYCGALPLGIWLAFNGWGLAGLWVGQCIALYLVGFAEWAIVAWSNWDHQVKKAFERMDSDDRAELGVSEEVVTNTIHNQRL
- a CDS encoding Agmatinase, producing the protein MKLSSALLSFAAAVAAHGDHDHDQEPLSGPHEGLWYNTLPGDGGKQADSIFSGISTFGRLPYHPCLSSKVDFDIAFIGAPFDTGTSYRPGARFGPSGIRQGSRRLNLYGGYNVPLKANPFNSWAKVIDCGDIPVTSYDNGYALQQIEEGHNLLLSRAPHTHADKPGPSKKGTTLPRLITLGGDHTITLPLLRSINRNYGPVSVIHFDSHLDTWKPKVFGGAPSEQAAINHGTYFYHAAQEGLLANDTNIHAGIRTTLSGPSDYENDGYCGFQIVEAREVDRIGTDGIIKKIRERVGTEKPVYLSIDIDTLDPAFAPATGTPETGGWTTRELRTIIRGLEGINLIAADIVEVAPAYDTNAELTTMAAADTLYEVMTLMVKKGPLSELGKQETIEL